The genomic stretch actTTAATATATCTActctttatatttgttgtttttttctatGTTAACTACATCATATAAACACTTTCATgtttttcttatttatgtatatattcgTGTATATTGTCTACTTTTTCTTATTATACATTACATTCACGTACTCGTATATTCATTCATATATACTCATCTGTGCACTCATTTAAGTACAAAGCATACCATGTGTAACATACATACATTTCCACAATTGGATCTCaatgtatacacatactaCTCTCCATAGCAGTTGATGCATTAACATTTATCTATcttgtattttacagaatAGTATATTGACCTTTACTCGTCGACGTTGCCCTTTTCGCTAACGTATATTCCGTCGAGGAACTGTCTTATGTCCTTTTTTCTCACGAGTGACGACTGGTGTATCAGTGCTGCTGAGCGCGACACTGACTCCACGTCCACTCCTGTCAGCACCAGCTCGTCCTTGACGCTTTCTGACTTCACGACCTTAACTCCAGGCAGCACCTTGACCACGCGCACCTTTTTTTCTCCCAGGAAGTTGCGCACCTCCACTACCTTTCCGTCGTCGCTCACGTTCGAGTTGATTGGGAAATGTGCGTGTACCAGGCGCATCTTGTACTGGTACTTTTTGCTGACTCCCGTCATCATGTTACTGATGTGTGTCAGGCATGTTCTCAGAGCTGCTATCTTGCTTCTTGATCCGAACCACAGCTTGATCACCACTGACTTGTTGTCCTTGGACATGGCCAGGTCCACTGGCAGGTGCGTGAAGCTTCTCGTCAGCTCGCCGTACTTGCCCTTCACCGTCACCTTCCTCGACTTCACGGTAACAGTGACTAAATTATTATCGTCAActtatgtgtttattaagCGCTGATGTAGAGCATAAACAGAACAATATTGCATATTTAGATGAGGGGGCTAAACGTACCTTCCGGAGGTACCTTAAGTACCTGAGATGTGAACAAACtcttcattttaattaagtGACCACAgctaaataatattaatgtaatTATGAGCTCAAATCTACGAGTAACTACTATGTATTAGTAGGTGGTGACATTCACATCACCATAATCTTCTATACATTAGGGTATCTAGTTCTCTACTATTAACTTACAGGaaactttaaaataaatatatatattcgATATAAACGGAATTATAAGAATGATTAGGGAATTACAGATTTTTTGGCCACCCAACTTATTCCCCACTCTAGAATCATGAATTTCAATAGACTACACATCTTCCCAAAATATCCTTATACAAGCATTCAAAAAgcaacatatttattactttataaaattttacttgctattcattattttgCTTTAAGTTAGGTCAGGATTGGCACTGGGATGTAGCCTGTTCCTGATGCGGTTGGATTATGAATGACATATCTTCCACTGACTCGTCTGGGATCCACTCCATATGGCCATGATACGCTTACTCGGTCTGGGTGCTTTTTTGGCTCTATAATAATGATCCATTAGTTTCAAATTAATGCACATGTATTAATCAGTAAATTTCTATGTTTTTCATAAATACACTATTCAATTACAAGTATAATAGTACCATTGAAGTCCTTAGGAGGCGAATCTATGGGATGCCTCGTGTATGCTATTCTTTTACCAGATGGCAGTTTTATTGGCCTTGGTCTGAACCTTCCTGCAATcaaacttatatttataactcATACTCACCCCACCACATCTTTTGTCTTATTAAAAACTTACATCTGTCTCCGTCAACTCCAATTAGATTGATTGACTAAGAAAAGGTGACTCACTATCTGTGTATGACTAACCTTCGATCTATTCCTGGAATCTGGTGTCGAAAACAGTACACACTTAAGCTCTAAAACGTGTATTTGTTTCCAAAAATGCCTTACTTAGCAATTTACAGCAGTGTTCATACAGTTTAAAG from Theileria orientalis strain Shintoku DNA, chromosome 1, complete genome encodes the following:
- a CDS encoding ribosomal protein l6, producing the protein MKSLFTSQVLKVPPEVTVTVKSRKVTVKGKYGELTRSFTHLPVDLAMSKDNKSVVIKLWFGSRSKIAALRTCLTHISNMMTGVSKKYQYKMRLVHAHFPINSNVSDDGKVVEVRNFLGEKKVRVVKVLPGVKVVKSESVKDELVLTGVDVESVSRSAALIHQSSLVRKKDIRQFLDGIYVSEKGNVDE